The genome window TCGCCATCGACGTCGAATGGGTCGGATTCGACATCCCGAACGAATTTGTCGTGGGCTACGGTCTCGACTACGCGGAGAAGTACCGCAACCTCCCGTTCGTCGGTACTCTCGCGCCCCACGTCTACGGCGGCTGAACCCTCCGTGGCCCGGCGCTCCCGGCCGTCCGCGCGGCGGCCGGATCCCGGATTCCGGTCTTTGTAGGACGTTCGGGAACCACAACGGGTTTCGCGCCGTTGGAGATGCGTGGGCGGTATTGCCGGTAGTCCCCTGCGGCTGAGGGCGACGATCCTGGGGTACCGTCGGAAGAACTGTTTTTATCAAACTCACTATGGCAGGAGGGACGGGGCGGCACCGCTCCGTATGGATGGACGTGAAGCGATACTTCCGTGGGCCGGTCATGTGGATCGTGCTGGCCGTCCTTGCCGTGGTCGTGTTGATGCAGGTCGTCGGCTCTTCAGGCGGCTACAAAACGGTGGACACCGGCAAGGTCGTCCAGGCGATCAATGACAACAGGGTCGACTCGGCCAAGCTGACCACCGGCGACGAGCAGGTCATCAAGGTCTCGCTCAAGGACGGCGTCAAGGTCGACGGCAGCTCCAAGATCCAGGCGAGCTACATCGGCGACCAGGGCGCCCAGCTGGCCAACGCCCTGCAGGACAAGTACCAGAACAAGCAGATCCCGAAGGGCTACACGGTCTCGCCGTCCAAGCAGAACCCCTTCGTCGGCATCCTGCTCTCCCTGTTGCCCTTCGTCCTGATCGTGGTCGTCTTCCTGTTTCTGATGAACCAGATGCAGGGCGGCGGCTCCCGGGTGATGAACTTCGGCAAGTCGAAGGCGAAGCTCATCACCAAGGACACCCCCAAGACGACGTTCTCGGACGTCGCGGGTGCGGACGAGGCGGTCGAGGAGCTCCAGGAGATCAAGGAGTTCCTGCAGGAGCCGGCCAAGTTCCAGGCGGTCGGCGCGAAGATCCCCAAGGGCGTGCTGCTCTACGGCCCGCCCGGTACCGGTAAGACGCTGCTGGCGCGTGCCGTCGCCGGCGAGGCGGGTGTCCCGTTCTACTCGATCTCGGGTTCCGACTTCGTCGAGATGTTCGTCGGTGTCGGTGCCTCCCGGGTCCGTGACCTGTTCGAGCAGGCCAAGGCGAACGCCCCGGCGATCGTCTTCGTCGACGAGATCGACGCGGTCGGCCGCCACCGCGGCGCCGGCCTCGGCGGCGGTCACGACGAGCGCGAGCAGACCCTGAACCAGCTGCTCGTCGAGATGGACGGCTTCGACGTCAAGGGCGGCGTGATCCTCATCGCGGCCACCAACCGCCCCGACATCCTCGACCCGGCCCTCCTGCGCCCCGGCCGCTTCGACCGCCAGATCGCGGTCGACCGCCCGGACATGCAGGGCCGTCTGGAGATCCTCAAGGTCCACCAGAAGGGCAAGCCGGTCGCCCCGGACGTCGACCTGTCGGCCGTCGCCCGCCGCACCCCCGGCATGACCGGCGCCGACCTCGCCAACGTCCTGAACGAGGCCGCGCTGCTGACGGCCCGCAGCGACAAGAAGCTGGTCGACAACCGGATGCTGGACGAGGCGATCGACCGCGTGGTCGCGGGCCCGCAGAAGCGGACCCGGATCATGTCGGACAAGGAGAAGAAGATCACCGCGTACCACGAGGGCGGCCACGCCCTGGTCGCGGCGGCCTCGCCGAACTCCGACCCGGTCCACAAGATCACGATCCTGTCCCGCGGCCGCGCCCTCGGCTACACGATGGTCCTCCCGGACGAGGACAAGTACTCCACGACGCGCAACGAGATGCTGG of Streptomyces cynarae contains these proteins:
- the ftsH gene encoding ATP-dependent zinc metalloprotease FtsH, which produces MDVKRYFRGPVMWIVLAVLAVVVLMQVVGSSGGYKTVDTGKVVQAINDNRVDSAKLTTGDEQVIKVSLKDGVKVDGSSKIQASYIGDQGAQLANALQDKYQNKQIPKGYTVSPSKQNPFVGILLSLLPFVLIVVVFLFLMNQMQGGGSRVMNFGKSKAKLITKDTPKTTFSDVAGADEAVEELQEIKEFLQEPAKFQAVGAKIPKGVLLYGPPGTGKTLLARAVAGEAGVPFYSISGSDFVEMFVGVGASRVRDLFEQAKANAPAIVFVDEIDAVGRHRGAGLGGGHDEREQTLNQLLVEMDGFDVKGGVILIAATNRPDILDPALLRPGRFDRQIAVDRPDMQGRLEILKVHQKGKPVAPDVDLSAVARRTPGMTGADLANVLNEAALLTARSDKKLVDNRMLDEAIDRVVAGPQKRTRIMSDKEKKITAYHEGGHALVAAASPNSDPVHKITILSRGRALGYTMVLPDEDKYSTTRNEMLDQLAYMLGGRAAEELVFHDPTTGAANDIEKATNLARAMVTQYGMTERLGAIKFGSDGSEPFLGREMSHQRDYSEEVAALVDEEVKKLIETAHNEAWEILVENRDVLDNLVLQLLEKETLGKEEIAEIFAPIVKRPPRPAWTGSSRRTPSTRPPVLSPKELALTNGSNGATPAIANAAESVTSTEASPEDRRES